A section of the Pseudomonas lini genome encodes:
- the hisS gene encoding histidine--tRNA ligase — protein sequence MSKSLQAIRGMNDILPEQTPLWRHFEGTVSRLLDNYGYKQIRMPIVEFTELFKRSIGEVTDIVEKEMYTFEDRNGDSLTLRPEGTAACVRAVLEHGITGGGQVQKLWYIGPMFRHERPQKGRYRQFHQIGCEVFNLDGPDIDAELIVLTWRLWGELGIRDAVKLELNSLGTSESRGRYREALVEYLSARLDQLDEDSQRRLKTNPLRVLDTKNPDTQAALADAPKMADYLDEESRVHFEGLKTRLDAAGIPYVINPKLVRGLDYYSKTVFEWVTDKLGAQGTVCAGGRYDGLVEQMGGKPTTGVGFAMGIERLVLLLETLEQIPEEISRQVDVYLCAFGEAAELAGLALSERVRDQLPNLRLQVNAGAGSFKSQFKKADKSGALYALILGDDEMAQQVVGFKPLRGQGEQQSIAWDALAAHLATCVVQG from the coding sequence GTGAGCAAGTCTCTGCAAGCCATTCGTGGCATGAACGACATCCTGCCCGAACAGACTCCCCTGTGGCGTCATTTCGAGGGCACCGTCTCGCGTTTGCTGGATAACTACGGTTACAAGCAGATCCGCATGCCGATCGTCGAGTTCACCGAGCTGTTCAAACGCTCCATCGGTGAAGTGACCGACATCGTCGAAAAAGAGATGTACACCTTCGAAGACCGCAACGGCGATTCCCTGACCCTGCGCCCTGAAGGCACAGCGGCCTGCGTGCGTGCGGTGCTCGAGCACGGCATCACCGGCGGCGGCCAAGTGCAGAAACTCTGGTACATCGGCCCGATGTTCCGTCACGAACGTCCACAGAAAGGTCGTTATCGCCAGTTCCACCAGATCGGTTGCGAAGTCTTCAACCTCGACGGTCCGGACATCGACGCCGAGCTGATCGTGCTGACCTGGCGCCTGTGGGGCGAGCTGGGTATCCGCGATGCGGTCAAGCTCGAACTCAACAGCCTGGGCACCAGCGAGTCCCGTGGTCGTTATCGTGAAGCACTGGTCGAATACCTGTCCGCTCGCCTGGATCAACTGGACGAAGACAGCCAGCGCCGTCTGAAGACCAACCCGCTGCGGGTTCTGGATACCAAGAACCCCGACACTCAAGCGGCGTTGGCCGACGCGCCAAAGATGGCCGACTACCTCGACGAAGAATCCCGCGTGCACTTCGAGGGCCTCAAGACTCGTCTGGACGCCGCCGGCATTCCTTATGTAATCAACCCGAAGCTGGTTCGCGGGCTCGATTACTACAGCAAGACCGTTTTCGAATGGGTCACCGACAAGCTGGGCGCCCAGGGCACCGTGTGTGCCGGTGGTCGTTACGACGGTCTGGTGGAGCAGATGGGCGGCAAGCCGACCACGGGCGTTGGCTTCGCCATGGGCATCGAGCGTCTGGTGCTGCTGCTTGAAACCCTGGAGCAGATTCCCGAAGAAATCTCCCGTCAGGTCGATGTTTACCTCTGTGCCTTCGGTGAAGCCGCCGAGTTGGCCGGTCTGGCCCTGAGCGAGCGTGTTCGTGATCAATTGCCCAACCTGCGCCTGCAAGTCAATGCTGGCGCCGGCAGCTTCAAAAGCCAATTCAAGAAAGCCGACAAGAGCGGTGCGCTGTACGCATTGATCCTCGGTGACGACGAAATGGCCCAGCAAGTGGTAGGTTTCAAACCCCTGCGTGGCCAGGGCGAACAACAAAGCATTGCCTGGGATGCGCTTGCTGCACACCTGGCCACCTGCGTCGTGCAGGGTTGA
- the ispG gene encoding flavodoxin-dependent (E)-4-hydroxy-3-methylbut-2-enyl-diphosphate synthase, giving the protein MHGESPIKRRESRKIWVGNVPVGGDAPIAVQSMTNSDTNDVAATVAQINRLEAAGVDIVRISVPDMDAAEAFGKIKQLVKVPLVADIHFDYKIALRVAELGVDCLRINPGNIGREDRVRAVVDAARDRGIPIRIGVNAGSLEKDLQKKYGEPTPAALVESALRHVEHLERLNFQDFKVSVKASDVFMAVEAYRLLAKEIVQPLHLGITEAGGLRSGTVKSAVGLGMLLAEGIGDTIRISLAADPVEEVKVGYDILKSLHLRSRGINFIACPSCSRQNFDVVKTMNELEGRLEDLLVPLDVAVIGCVVNGPGEAKEAHIGLTGGTPNLIYIDGKPAQKLTNDNLVDELERLIRQKAAEKVEADAAVIARG; this is encoded by the coding sequence ATGCACGGCGAATCTCCAATCAAACGTCGCGAATCCCGCAAGATCTGGGTCGGCAACGTGCCCGTGGGCGGCGATGCGCCTATCGCTGTGCAGAGCATGACCAACAGCGACACTAATGACGTGGCCGCCACCGTGGCCCAGATCAATCGTCTGGAAGCCGCTGGCGTCGATATCGTGCGGATTTCCGTGCCCGATATGGATGCCGCCGAAGCCTTCGGCAAGATCAAGCAGTTGGTCAAAGTGCCGTTGGTGGCCGATATCCACTTCGACTACAAGATCGCTTTGCGCGTAGCCGAACTGGGCGTCGATTGCCTGCGGATCAACCCGGGCAACATCGGTCGTGAAGACCGCGTGCGCGCGGTGGTCGATGCCGCCCGTGATCGCGGGATTCCGATCCGCATCGGCGTCAACGCCGGTTCCCTGGAAAAAGACCTGCAAAAGAAATATGGCGAGCCGACTCCCGCTGCGCTGGTCGAGTCCGCCTTGCGTCACGTTGAACACCTCGAGCGCCTGAATTTCCAGGACTTCAAGGTCAGCGTGAAAGCCTCCGACGTGTTCATGGCCGTTGAAGCCTACCGTTTGCTGGCCAAGGAAATCGTCCAGCCGTTGCACTTGGGCATCACTGAAGCCGGTGGTTTGCGCTCAGGCACGGTGAAATCCGCCGTGGGCCTCGGTATGCTGCTCGCCGAAGGGATTGGCGATACTATTCGCATCTCGTTGGCGGCCGACCCGGTCGAGGAAGTGAAAGTCGGCTACGACATTCTCAAATCCCTGCACCTGCGTTCCCGTGGCATCAATTTCATCGCCTGCCCGAGCTGCTCGCGGCAGAACTTCGATGTGGTCAAAACCATGAACGAGCTGGAAGGGCGCCTCGAAGACCTGCTGGTGCCGCTGGATGTCGCGGTGATCGGTTGCGTGGTCAACGGGCCGGGCGAAGCCAAGGAAGCCCATATCGGCTTGACCGGCGGTACGCCAAACCTGATTTACATCGACGGCAAGCCGGCGCAGAAACTGACTAATGACAATCTGGTGGATGAGCTTGAACGCTTGATCCGCCAGAAAGCGGCCGAAAAGGTCGAAGCTGACGCAGCAGTCATTGCGCGCGGCTAA
- a CDS encoding RodZ domain-containing protein, producing MKAAHPEVVAANRVNPGETLRQARESNGWSLAEVALKLNLTVNSLSNLEAGAFDKLPGHTFARGYIRAYAKLLGMDQAVLVQQFDQSTGTDSQGSNVHSLGRIEEPVRVSHTILRIVSLLLLLAVIGGGFVWWQDQTSLRTKDLVGLAPEHVEVEGADGTTQIHPLDEPEDQAVAQGQAEGETPLALPQAETSIEEPVSAETSAAVPAPAAPAVTPAAATHSTAPVVAAPATPATPAPVVPAVPAPVVTAPIAPTAPAPATPVAGQGQVQLQFTADCWTQVTDGTGKVLLSGLKRKGENVTVSGKPPFSVRLGFARGAQVSYNGQVVDVAPFTSGETARLKLGQ from the coding sequence ATGAAAGCGGCGCATCCCGAAGTTGTAGCAGCGAATCGCGTTAACCCCGGTGAGACTTTGCGCCAGGCCCGCGAAAGCAATGGCTGGTCGCTGGCCGAAGTGGCCCTCAAGCTCAACCTCACCGTCAATTCCCTGAGTAATCTGGAAGCCGGCGCTTTCGACAAGCTGCCTGGGCATACCTTTGCTCGCGGCTATATTCGCGCGTATGCCAAATTGCTCGGCATGGACCAAGCCGTTCTGGTCCAGCAGTTCGACCAATCCACCGGTACCGACTCCCAGGGCAGCAACGTCCACAGCCTGGGTCGTATCGAAGAGCCGGTTCGGGTTTCCCACACCATTTTGCGAATTGTCAGCCTGCTGTTGCTGCTCGCGGTGATTGGCGGTGGTTTTGTCTGGTGGCAGGATCAAACCTCATTGCGCACCAAGGACCTGGTTGGCCTGGCCCCCGAACACGTTGAAGTCGAAGGCGCCGACGGCACCACTCAGATCCATCCACTGGACGAGCCGGAAGATCAGGCCGTTGCACAAGGTCAGGCTGAAGGTGAAACGCCTCTTGCGCTGCCTCAGGCCGAGACTTCGATCGAGGAGCCAGTCAGCGCCGAAACGAGCGCAGCGGTTCCAGCGCCAGCGGCTCCAGCAGTAACGCCTGCGGCTGCGACCCACAGCACTGCTCCGGTTGTTGCGGCACCGGCGACACCAGCGACGCCTGCACCGGTTGTTCCAGCTGTTCCGGCCCCGGTTGTCACTGCTCCGATTGCTCCGACCGCCCCGGCTCCAGCAACTCCAGTGGCCGGCCAAGGCCAGGTTCAACTGCAATTCACCGCTGATTGCTGGACGCAAGTGACTGATGGCACCGGCAAGGTGCTGTTGAGTGGTCTCAAGCGTAAAGGCGAAAATGTTACTGTCAGCGGCAAGCCACCTTTTTCCGTACGTCTGGGCTTCGCCCGTGGCGCGCAGGTCAGCTACAACGGGCAGGTGGTTGATGTCGCTCCGTTCACCAGTGGCGAGACTGCTCGCCTGAAGTTGGGTCAATAA
- the pilW gene encoding type IV pilus biogenesis/stability protein PilW, with protein MSLRFALLVLLASLCAGCVLSGDFNPMKTSKGRDEARAAYVQLGLGYLQQGMTERAKVPLKKALDLDSSDPDANAALGLVFQAEMEPELADQHFRKALSSRPADARILNNYGSFLFEEKRYKEAYERFEQAAADTLYPERSRVFENLGMTASKLGQRDLARQQLEKALRLNRQQPRALLEMAELSYEDRHYVPARDYYDRFSLLTEQNARSLLLGVRLAKVFEDRDKAASFGLQLKRLYPGTPEYQQYLSEQ; from the coding sequence ATGTCCCTGCGCTTCGCGCTGCTTGTGCTGTTGGCCAGCCTCTGTGCTGGTTGTGTCCTGTCGGGCGACTTCAATCCGATGAAGACCAGCAAGGGCCGTGATGAAGCGCGTGCCGCCTACGTGCAGCTGGGCCTGGGGTATCTTCAGCAGGGCATGACCGAGCGTGCCAAAGTCCCGTTGAAGAAGGCTTTGGACCTGGATAGCTCGGATCCTGACGCCAACGCGGCTCTGGGGCTGGTGTTCCAGGCCGAGATGGAGCCGGAACTGGCCGATCAGCATTTTCGCAAAGCGCTGTCTTCTCGTCCCGCCGATGCGCGAATCCTGAATAACTACGGCAGTTTTCTTTTCGAAGAGAAACGTTACAAAGAGGCGTACGAACGCTTCGAACAGGCCGCCGCCGATACCCTGTATCCTGAGCGTTCACGGGTTTTCGAAAACCTGGGCATGACCGCTTCAAAGCTTGGCCAGCGTGATCTGGCCCGCCAGCAACTGGAAAAAGCCCTGCGTTTGAATCGCCAACAGCCACGTGCATTGCTGGAAATGGCTGAGTTGTCTTACGAAGACAGGCATTATGTGCCCGCGCGTGACTATTACGACCGTTTTAGCCTGCTCACCGAACAAAATGCACGTAGTCTGTTGCTCGGCGTTCGGCTGGCAAAAGTGTTCGAAGATCGCGACAAGGCCGCCAGTTTTGGCCTGCAATTAAAACGACTCTATCCCGGTACGCCGGAATATCAGCAATACCTGTCGGAGCAATGA
- the rlmN gene encoding 23S rRNA (adenine(2503)-C(2))-methyltransferase RlmN translates to MTTSTVKTNLLGLTQQEMEKFFDSIGEKRFRAGQVMKWIHHLGVDDFDAMTNVSKALRDKLKVIAEVRGPEVVSEDISTDGTRKWVVRVASGSCVETVYIPQGKRGTLCVSSQAGCALDCSFCSTGKQGFNSNLTAAEVIGQVWIANKSFGSIPATADRAITNVVMMGMGEPLLNFDNVVAAMHLMMDDLGYGISKRRVTLSTSGVVPMIDELSKHIDVSLALSLHAPNDALRNQLVPINKKYPLKMLLESCQRYMSSLGEKRVLTIEYTLLKDINDKVEHAVEMIELLKNIPCKINLIPFNPFPHSGYERPSNNAIRRFQDQLHHAGFNVTVRTTRGEDIDAACGQLVGQVLDRTRRSERYIAVRELSAENDIATNAANNN, encoded by the coding sequence ATGACTACATCGACTGTAAAAACCAACCTGCTGGGTCTGACTCAACAGGAAATGGAAAAATTCTTCGACTCAATCGGGGAGAAGCGTTTCCGTGCCGGTCAGGTAATGAAATGGATTCACCACCTTGGCGTTGATGATTTCGACGCCATGACGAACGTCAGCAAGGCTTTGCGCGACAAGCTCAAGGTCATTGCTGAAGTCCGCGGCCCCGAAGTGGTCAGCGAGGATATTTCCACCGATGGCACCCGTAAGTGGGTGGTACGCGTGGCGTCCGGTAGCTGCGTCGAGACCGTGTACATTCCCCAGGGCAAACGCGGCACTCTGTGCGTTTCGTCCCAGGCAGGCTGTGCCCTGGATTGCAGTTTTTGCTCCACCGGCAAGCAAGGTTTCAACAGCAACCTCACCGCCGCCGAAGTGATCGGTCAGGTGTGGATTGCCAATAAATCGTTCGGCAGCATCCCGGCGACCGCTGACCGTGCCATCACCAACGTGGTGATGATGGGCATGGGCGAGCCGCTGCTGAACTTCGATAACGTCGTGGCCGCCATGCATCTGATGATGGATGACCTGGGCTACGGGATCTCCAAGCGCCGCGTGACCCTGTCCACTTCGGGCGTGGTGCCGATGATCGATGAGCTGTCCAAGCACATCGACGTGTCCCTGGCGTTGTCGCTGCACGCACCAAACGACGCATTGCGTAACCAATTGGTGCCGATCAACAAGAAATATCCGCTTAAGATGCTGCTCGAGTCGTGCCAGCGCTATATGTCGTCCCTGGGCGAAAAGCGCGTGCTGACCATCGAGTACACCTTGCTCAAGGACATCAACGACAAGGTTGAACATGCCGTTGAGATGATCGAGTTGCTCAAGAACATTCCGTGCAAGATCAACCTGATTCCGTTCAACCCGTTCCCGCATTCCGGTTACGAGCGTCCGAGCAACAACGCGATTCGCCGTTTCCAGGATCAGCTTCACCATGCAGGCTTCAATGTCACCGTGCGCACCACCCGCGGTGAAGACATCGATGCCGCGTGTGGCCAATTGGTAGGGCAGGTGCTGGACCGCACCCGTCGCAGCGAACGTTATATCGCCGTGCGCGAGTTGAGCGCGGAAAACGATATCGCAACAAACGCCGCGAACAATAATTAA